A window of the Helianthus annuus cultivar XRQ/B chromosome 4, HanXRQr2.0-SUNRISE, whole genome shotgun sequence genome harbors these coding sequences:
- the LOC110935850 gene encoding serine--tRNA ligase, translating to MLDINLFREEKGGNPEIVRESQRRRGASVEIVDEIIKLDKEWRQRQFELEQLRKDFNRINKEVAKLRISGGDASSLIKNTEENKDSTAKKQAEVQEARTALYSKLETVGNLVHDSVPVSNDEADNAVVRTWGERREETNLKNHVELVELLGIADLKKGANVAGGRGYYLKGDGVRLNQALINFGLDFLEKRKYTALQTPFFMRKDIMGKCAQLAQFDEELYKVTGEGDDKYLIATAEQPLCAYHIDDWIHPNELPLRYAGYSSCFRKEAGSHGRDTLGIFRVHQFEKVEQFCLTKPSGNDSWEMHEEMIKNSEEFYQMLKLPYQVVSIVSGALNDAAAKKYDLEAWFPASKTYRELVSCSNCTDYQSRKLEIRCGQKKGNEQAKQYCHLLNSTLTATERTLCCILENYQTEKGVAIPEVLQPFMGGKTFLDFLKKIKK from the exons ATGTTGGACATTAATCTATTTCGGGAGGAAAAGGGGGGAAATCCGGAAATTGTACGCGAATCTCAGCGTCGTCGTGGTGCAAGTGTAGAAATTGTCGATGAAATTATTAAACTTGACAAAGAGTGGCGACAAC GTCAATTCGAGCTGGAGCAGTTGCGAAAAGACTTTAACAGGATTAACAAAGAAGTGGCTAAACTTAGGATT TCTGGCGGAGACGCGAGTTCGCTAATAAAAAACACAGAGGAAAACAAGGATTCAACCGCAAAGAAGCAAGCGGAGGTTCAGGAGGCCCGTACAGCATTATATTCAAAACTAGAGACAGTTGGAAATCTCGTGCATGATTCGGTTCCCGTTAGCAATGATGAG GCGGACAATGCTGTTGTCCGGACCTGGGGAGAGAGAAGAGAAGAGACAAATCTGAAAAATCACGTTGAGCTTGTGGAACTTCTCGGTATCGCGGATCTGAAAAAAG GTGCTAATGTTGCTGGTGGCAGAGGGTATTATTTGAAAGGAGACGGTGTGCGTTTAAATCAAGCTCTTATAAATTTTGGTCTCGACTTTTTGGAGAAAAGGAAATACACAGCACTGCAGACACCATTCTTTATGAGGAAAGATATAATGGGAAAATGTGCTCAGTTAGCACAATTTGATGAAGAACTTTACAAG GTAACAGGTGAGGGAGATGACAAGTATCTGATTGCAACTGCTGAACAACCGCTATGTGCTTACCATATAGATGATTGGATTCATCCAAATGAGCTACCATTAAG ATATGCTGGATATTCGTCGTGCTTTCGTAAGGAAGCTGGCTCACACGGGAGAGACACTCTCGGCATTTTCCGTGTTCATCAGTTTGAGAAGGTTGAACAGTTTTGCTTGACCAAACCAAGTGGCAATGATTCTTGGGAAATGCATGAAGAGATGATTAAAAATTCTGAGGAGTTTTATCAGATG TTGAAATTGCCGTATCAAGTAGTGTCTATAGTTTCTGGTGCGCTAAACGATGCTGCAGCAAAGAAGTATGACTTGGAAGCATGGTTTCCTGCATCCAAAACTTACAGAGAACTTGTTTCATGTTCTAATTGCACAGATTACCAGTCGAGAAAATTGGAAATCAGATGTGGACAAAAGAAG GGAAATGAACAGGCGAAGCAATACTGCCATCTGTTAAACTCTACGCTGACAGCAACAGAGAGGACTCTTTGCTGCATTCTCGAAAACTACCAAACGGAAAAAGGTGTTGCGATACCAGAAGTTTTGCAGCCATTTATGGGTGGCAAGACTTTCTTGGATTTCCTAAAGAAAATCAAGAAATGA
- the LOC110934413 gene encoding basic proline-rich protein-like has translation MKFALVFLYLFVFFQAYGARQLHDGSIKESFHVRPLAVIQMVTRLKELWLPQSPSLSSLYDETTYGRVTLPLPLPPPPPRTAPPKNEETYGRVNPSSPPPPNAAPSKGQETYGRVNPSSPPPPNAAPSKGQESYGRVKQSSPPPSKGQETYTRVNPSPPPPNAAPSKGQETYGRVNPSSPPPSPDGALSEGQETYDRVKLSSSPPLPNGAPSKGQETNLRVVSPPPPPPEGELPKGQETYGRVKPSSPPPPNAAPSKGQETYTRVNPSPPPPNLAPSKGQETYGRVNSPPPPPDGTPSKIQFFFYRGDKLNSNNEVNDAAIKELEVSPTEDSSTGQSKYGRDDPRAPSSPDPNDSQVPGMYDRTNPSAPAHPTHPLRSDG, from the exons ATGAAGTTTGCTTTGGTCTTCttatatctttttgttttttttcaagCTTATGGTGCTAGACAGTTACATG ATGGATCCATAAAAGAAAGTTTTCATGTACGGCCACTGGCCGTAATTCAAATGGTAACCAGATTAAAAGAACTCTGGTTACCACAATCTCCTTCATTGTCATCGTTATATGACGAGACTACTTATGGTCGAGTTAccctaccactaccactaccaccacctCCACCAAGAACGGCACCGCCAAAGAATGAAGAAACTTACGGTCGAGTTAacccatcatcaccaccaccgccaAATGCAGCACCGTCAAAGGGCCAAGAAACCTACGGCCGAGTTAACCCATCATCTCCACCACCGCCAAATGCAGCACCGTCAAAGGGCCAAGAAAGTTATGGTCGAGTTAAACAATCATCTCCACCACCATCAAAGGGCCAAGAAACTTACACTCGAGTtaacccatcaccaccaccaccaaatgcAGCACCATCGAAGGGCCAAGAAACTTATGGCCGAGTTAACCCATCatctccaccaccatcaccagaTGGAGCATTGTCAGAGGGCCAAGAAACTTATGATCGAGTTAAGctatcatcatcaccaccattaCCAAATGGAGCACCTTCAAAGGGCCAAGAAACTAACCTCCGAGTTGtatcaccaccaccgccaccaccggaAGGTGAACTCCCCAAGGGCCAAGAAACTTATGGCCGAGTTAAACCATCATCTCCACCACCGCCAAATGCAGCACCATCAAAGGGCCAAGAAACTTACACACGAGTTAAcccgtcaccaccaccaccaaatctAGCACCGTCGAAGGGGCAAGAAACTTACGGCCGAGTTaactcaccaccgccaccacccgaTGGAACACCGTCAaagatacaattttttttttaccgtgGAGATAAACTGAACTCAAACAATGAAGTAAATGACGCAGCCATAAAAGAACTAGAAG TGTCACCAACAGAAGATAGTTCAACGGGACAGAGCAAATACGGTCGAGATGACCCTAGAGCCCCATCGAGTCCGGACCCAAATGATTCACAGGTACCGGGCATGTATGATCGAACTAATCCGAGTGCACCCGCTCACCCGACACACCCTTTGCGAAGTGATGGTTGA
- the LOC110932998 gene encoding uncharacterized protein LOC110932998 gives MPQYYQPLVSDSMPPLYSAALTAALSTPPHQPVIMPAGVMNAPVTPGNQVYFPRYCYAPPYGYLPSYGGSAYPLQGTAQGSTQSPYAAYMPPWWNVPTPQPMYTQAPTEPAYDRGNAVRPRVTPLGNSNPIVGLAPGMDAPPAQPVNVEEDELTKPYKPVDATFRSKFTRRIAEAPIKEKPKMPQTVGKYDGLADPDDHLNLFKSAGEVACWSMPLWCKMFVQTLVGAARVWWDSLPTGEIDSFEDLESKFNKESLVIPGVTNDLACGAFLQGVNDDELLRTLHGRDGVRPTIDEILRIAKVYVIQEKAVAASHAANRKKEALKNQEEKDHRGFKSKNRGDRYQRNDKDSRYDRHRNSYSRNEPSKPWSEYPNLSKTPAEILASENLRLNPPKPLKDNPNKDTSKYCEYHKGSGNDTNDCFQLKKQIEYFVKSGKLAHLVRDIKQGPPVVKEENDKAAGKRPRELNMAHADMGRGAKWSFSTLEPWMLATMTIEPRMEDLHLTTDALIISAAVGDYRMRRILVDTGSSEDIIYEHCFNRMQPEDRKLLESVQAPIKGFTGEKVDPIGQITFLVTFGQSPKERTILLTFLVVRAESYHNVIIGRFTLGKLDAIVSTARGFMKFPTPRGIATVFRDKIGEVLSTKRCRHGPTGATGPERWVLSTRHPDQMVTIGDTLSPEVKNDLKQLLKRNVDIFAFEHSDMTGVPRDKAEHRLATLPGVKPVAQGKRSMAPDRRAAVVKEVRKLVEAGILRETQYHTWVSNPVMVKKPDGTWRMCIDFKDLNKACPKDAYPLPEIDLKVDSLVPYRFKCFLDAYKGYHQIKMSKEDEEKTAFHTDVGIFCYTKMPFGLRNAGATYQRLIDKVFETQIGRNLEVYVDDLVVKSSEEKQMLADIEETFQ, from the exons ATGCCTCAATACTACCAGCCGTTGGTTTCCGACTCAATGCCGCCGCTATACTCAGCGGCGCTCACGGCGGCGTTATCTACACCGCCTCACCAGCCGGTCATCATGCCAGCCGGGGTAATGAATGCACCTGTCACACCAGGAAACCAGGTATATTTTCCGAGGTATTGTTACGCACCCCCTTATGGGTATTTACCCTCATACGGGGGTTCGGCGTACCCTCTCCAGGGAACCGCGCAAGGAAGCACTCAATCGCCATACGCGGCTTACATGCCGCCATGGTGGAATGTCCCAACTCCACAACCGATGTATACCCAAGCTCCGACTGAGCCCGCGTACGACAGAGGAAACGCGGTCAGGCCCCGGGTGACCCCATTGGGAAACTCCAACCCAATAGTAGGACTTGCCCCGGGTATGGACGCTCCACCGGCACAGCCTGTAAATGTGGAAGAAGATGAGCTTACCAAACCGTACAAGCCGGTAGACGCGACGTTCCGGTCCAAATTTACTCGTAGGATCGCCGAGGCTCCTATCAAGGAGAAACCCAAAATGCCCCAAACGGTCGGCAAGTACGATGGTCTCGCCGATCCGGATGATCATCTCAACTTATTCAAGAGCGCCGGCGAAGTGGCCTGTTGGTCCATGCCCCTATGGTGCAAAATGTTCGTACAAACTCTAGTAGGAGCGGCCCGAGTCTGGTGGGACAGCCTGCCCACAGGCGAAATAGACAGCTTTGAAGATTTGGAATCAAA GTTCAACAAAGAAAGCTTGGTGATCCCAGGCGTGACGAATGATCTGGCATGTGGAGCTTTCCTCCAGGGAGTCAACGACGATGAGCTATTGAGAACGCTGCATGGAAGGGATGGTGTACGCCCAACCATAGATGAAATACTTCGAATAGCCAAAGTATACGTTATACAAGAGAAGGCGGTAGCAGCCAGTCACGCAGCCAATAGGAAGAAAGAAGCCCTAAAGAATCAGGAGGAAAAAGATCACAGGGGATTCAAAAGCAAAAATAGGGGGGACCGATACCAGAGAAACGACAAAGACTCGCGATACGATAGGCACCGAAACTCCTATTCAAGGAACGAGCCGTCGAAACCTTGGTCTGAATATCCCAACTTAAGCAAGACACCGGCTGAAATTCTAGCCTCAGAAAACCTCAGGCTTAATCCACCAAAGCCGTTGAAAGACAACCCTAACAAGGATACGAGTAAATACTGCGAGTACCACAAAGGAAGCGGGAATGACACCAATGACTGTTTTCAGCTTAAGAAGCAGATCGAATACTTTGTGAAGTCAGGTAAATTGGCACACTTAGTACGAGACATCAAGCAAGGCCCGCCAGTGGTCAAGGAGGAGAATGACAAAGCGGCAGGCAAAAGGCCGCGTGAATTGAACATGGCACACGCGGATATGGGAAGGGGGGCAAAGTGGAGTTTCTCCACGCTCGAGCCTTGgatgttggcaacaatgaccATAGAACCTCGAATGGAGGATTTGCACCTCACCACAGATGCCCTGATCATATCCGCGGCAGTAGGAGACTACCGCATGAGGCGAATCCTAGTCGACACTGGGAGCTCAGAAGACATTATCTATGAACATTGCTTCAACAGAATGCAACCAGAAGATAGGAAGTTGCTTGAATCAGTACAAGCCCCCATCAAAGGTTTCACAGGGGAAAAGGTGGATCCTATTGGTCAAATCACTTTCCTAGTAACCTTTGGGCAGTCACCCAAAGAAAGAACCATACTACTAACCTTCCTCGTGGTCCGCGCTGAGTCGTACCACAATGTGATAATCGGAAGATTCACCCTGGGGAAATTGGACGCCATAGTCTCCACGGCGAGGGGTTTTATGAAGTTCCCCACACCGCGAGGTATCGCTACTGTGTTTCGTGATAAAATTGGAGAAGTACTAAGTACCAAAAGGTGCCGCCACGGGCCCACCGGGGCCACGGGCCCAGAAAGATGGGTACTAAGCACACGACATCCGGACCAAATGGTCACAATCGGGGACACTCTGTCCCCGGAAGTTAAAAACGACCTGAAGCAACTGTTAAAAAGAAATGTGGACATTTTCGCTTTCGAACACTCCGACATGACGGGAGTCCCCCGTGATAAAGCAGAACACAGGCTCGCCACACTCCCAGGCGTTAAGCCGGTTGCCCAGGGTAAACGTAGCATGGCCCCGGACCGACGGGCGGCGGTCGTTAAAGAAGTACGAAAGTTAGTGGAAGCTGGAATCCTTAGGGAAACGCAATACCATACATGGGTATCCAACCCGGTCATGGTAAAAAAGCCAGATGGCACGtggcgaatgtgcatcgatttcaAAGACTTAAATAAGGCGTGCCCAAAGGATGCGTACCCGTTACCCGAGATTGATTTAAAGGTCGACTCCCTGGTACCTTACCGATTCAAATGTTTCCTGGACGCATATAAAGGGTATCACCAGATTAAAATGTCCAAGGAAGATGAAGAAAAAACAGCGTTTCATACCGACGTGGGCATCTTTTGTTATACCAAAATGCCTTTTGGGCTACGAAACGCAGGAGCTACCTATCAGAGGCTCATCGACAAGGTGTTCGAAACACAGATTGGGCGAAATTTGGAAGTCTACGTAGATGACCTTGTAGTTAAAAGCAGCGAAGAAAAGCAGATGTTAGCAGATATCGAAGAAACTTTTCAGTGA